Genomic DNA from Shouchella patagoniensis:
TATGATTATTCCAGTTGCGTTTGCACTTATTCTTTTACTTGCCGCGTTATTAAACATCACTGTACTATTTTGGTGGATGATCATTATTCTATCGATTTCAACGACGGTGGCTCTATTTGCGACCATTTATAGTTATTCTTCTTCAAGAAAACAAGAGGGATTAGATCTGTTTTATCTACCCATACTTGCTCAATTCATTTTAGCAGTATTGATGTATTTTTATTTTGATAGCCAACTTACATCGGCTTTTAATGAGATATACGAATTTATCGATATGTTTGGTGGAAGTGGCTGGTAAAAAGCTCGTGAAATCACTACTAGTATATGCTGGTAGTGATTTTTGCTCATTTATTGTTAAACAGGTAAATGAGTAGATTCTAATAAGTAAAAATGATGGTAGAATATTCAATAGGATGAAGAGAGGGAGATGTGGGGATGCATAAAGAATTAACATCGGATTGTGGGAATTGCTTTGGTTTATGCTGTGTGGCATTGCCTTATGCCAAATCAGCTGATTTCCCACTTAACAAAAACGCTGGTGAGCCGTGCCGCCATCTATGCTCTGATTCTCGTTGTTCTATCCATAGTGAGTTAAGAGGGAACGGGTTTCGAGGTTGTATTGCTTATGAATGTTTTGGTGCGGGTCAACATGTATCTCAAGTACTCTACGAAGCAAAGGATTGGCGTACTGACCCTTATATTGCTTCTGAAATGTTCTTAGTATTCCCTCTAGTACAACAGCTTCATGAGATGCTTGCCTATTTGAAACAATCGATACATGTAAACGAAAGAAAATCACTCGCAAGCGAGTTAAAAAAGATGTACAACGAGACAATCGCATTAACCGAGCTAACTCCCGAGAATATTCTTAAAATCGATTTGACTTCTCATCGTGCAAAAGTAAATGTGTTACTAGTAGAAACAAGCAGCACATACCGTGATGGATATGAAACAAAGAAGAATCAGAAGAAACAAGTTGATTATAGTGGAGCGAATTTAAGAGGGAGAGATTTAAAAGGGAAGGATTTCCGAGGTGCATTATTCATCGCAGCAGATTTGAAGATGAGCGATTTACGTCGCGTTGATTGCATTGGCGCTGATTTTAGAGATGCGGATTTAAGTGGTGCAAATTTAAAAGAAGCTTTATTCTTAACACAATCACAGCTTAATTCTGCAAAAGGTGACCTATCTACTAGCATTCCCCCAGATTTTACGATCCCAAAACATTGGTTAATAAGCTAGTTCGTTTCATTTATAGAATAGAAGGGTGTGCAATAATGACAGAATTGACCGCTTTGGTGCTAAGACCTCTTCTTTTAGAGGATTATCCAGTCGTTTTGAAATGGAGTAAAGATGAGTTGTTTTGTAGAGCAAATGGATGGGAATTAGGACGTGATGCTGATGAAGTCTATCGCTGGTGGGATCTGTGTGTTCATTTACAATCAAGTACAATTTACCGAAAAGGCATTGAGTTAGATGGTAAATTGATTGGTTACGTCGATTTAGCGAATAGTTATAAAGGTGTTGGGGAGCTAGGTATTGCTATTGGTGAGACTGATTTATGGGGGAAGGGCATTGGTCAACGAGCGGCACGAATGATGATTGACTATATGGCAATGGGGTTTGGTATAACAACGTTTAAAGCAGAAACCAATGAAGCTAATGAACGTTCAAGGAGAATGTTGGAACGAATCGGTTTTAAAGAGAGTAGTCGAAATGGTATGGAAGAATAC
This window encodes:
- a CDS encoding pentapeptide repeat-containing protein is translated as MHKELTSDCGNCFGLCCVALPYAKSADFPLNKNAGEPCRHLCSDSRCSIHSELRGNGFRGCIAYECFGAGQHVSQVLYEAKDWRTDPYIASEMFLVFPLVQQLHEMLAYLKQSIHVNERKSLASELKKMYNETIALTELTPENILKIDLTSHRAKVNVLLVETSSTYRDGYETKKNQKKQVDYSGANLRGRDLKGKDFRGALFIAADLKMSDLRRVDCIGADFRDADLSGANLKEALFLTQSQLNSAKGDLSTSIPPDFTIPKHWLIS
- a CDS encoding GNAT family N-acetyltransferase, which gives rise to MTELTALVLRPLLLEDYPVVLKWSKDELFCRANGWELGRDADEVYRWWDLCVHLQSSTIYRKGIELDGKLIGYVDLANSYKGVGELGIAIGETDLWGKGIGQRAARMMIDYMAMGFGITTFKAETNEANERSRRMLERIGFKESSRNGMEEYCGKSGILIQYTFSL